One Bacteroidota bacterium genomic region harbors:
- a CDS encoding radical SAM protein: protein MNKQSRREFIKSCAILAITNTAYAKLGINCRAVDDVYKFEPAYIKLHKSGELKKRGEELWLTMKNCKLCPRECGANRITGGEGFCGSTAKLEISSYHPHFGEEKSLVGDGGSGTIFLTNCGLRCVFCINWEISQGGMGSEKTLEQFADMMIALQRKGCHNINFVTPTHYSPHILLALDLAAGKGLKLPVIYNTCGWEKIEILKYLDGVVDIYLPDFKYSDGKMAEKYSSGAATYPELTKESILEMHHQVGVAKPAEDGLMYRGLMIRHLVMPNRVGGTKEILVWISENLPKDTYINLMSQYRPMYKAFDYPEIARRLAREEYLETVRWAKDLGLTNLDLQGY from the coding sequence ATGAACAAACAATCGAGAAGAGAATTTATAAAATCGTGTGCCATTCTTGCAATAACCAATACAGCATATGCTAAACTTGGGATTAACTGCCGCGCTGTGGATGATGTCTATAAGTTTGAACCCGCCTACATAAAATTGCACAAAAGTGGAGAGTTAAAAAAAAGAGGCGAAGAGCTTTGGCTGACGATGAAAAATTGTAAACTTTGTCCGAGGGAATGCGGCGCTAACCGTATAACGGGGGGTGAAGGATTCTGTGGCTCAACTGCAAAATTAGAGATTTCATCATACCATCCACATTTCGGGGAGGAAAAATCGCTCGTTGGCGATGGCGGTTCGGGAACAATTTTTCTTACTAACTGCGGGTTGCGATGTGTGTTCTGCATAAACTGGGAAATCAGTCAGGGCGGAATGGGTTCAGAGAAGACTCTAGAGCAATTTGCTGATATGATGATAGCGCTTCAAAGAAAGGGATGCCATAATATTAATTTTGTAACTCCCACTCATTACTCACCGCATATTCTGCTTGCATTAGATTTAGCTGCTGGCAAGGGTTTGAAACTTCCTGTTATTTATAACACTTGCGGCTGGGAAAAAATAGAGATACTTAAATATTTAGATGGTGTCGTAGATATTTATCTCCCCGACTTTAAATACTCAGACGGAAAGATGGCTGAGAAATATTCTTCGGGCGCTGCAACATATCCTGAACTGACGAAAGAATCGATACTCGAAATGCATCACCAAGTGGGTGTAGCTAAGCCGGCGGAAGATGGTTTAATGTACAGAGGTTTGATGATACGTCATTTAGTGATGCCGAATCGGGTTGGCGGGACGAAAGAGATACTTGTGTGGATTTCGGAAAATTTGCCGAAGGATACGTACATCAACTTGATGTCGCAATACAGACCTATGTATAAGGCATTCGACTATCCTGAAATTGCGCGAAGGTTAGCCCGTGAGGAATATTTAGAAACAGTTCGTTGGGCGAAGGATTTGGGTCTAACTAATCTCGACTTGCAAGGATATTGA